The following is a genomic window from Paenibacillus sp. FSL R5-0766.
GGCCCAGCCTGCTCCCTGCCATATGTTGGACAGGATGTACATCGGACGGAACATATCCTTTTCCGCCAGAAACATAATTGGCTGCAGATCGAAAAAGTCACGAATGACGTTAAATAACCCACCGTCCAAAGATGAGAACGTTTTCAACATTCCAACCACAACGACAACCGAGATGAAATGCGGCATATAACTAATGGTCTGTACTGCGCCTCTGAACCACTTTTTCCGGACTTCATTCAGCAGCAGTGCTAGTAGAATCGGAGCCGGGAAACCAAACACAATACTGTAAAAACTCAAAATCAGTGTGTTCTTAATCAGTCGCCAGAAATAATAACTTTCAAAAAACATGGTGAAGTTGTCAAATCCGACCCATTCCCCTGCCAAGATTCCTTTGATCGGGTTGTAGGATTCCTGAAATGCCATCAGTAGCCCGTACATTGGCCCATAGCTGAAAATCAGATAGTAGGCTACCACAGGAACGAGCATCAGATAAACGTATCTGTTGCGGACAAGTTCCTTTTTCACCGAACTCCATTTGCCAGCTGGCTTCAAACGCCCAGGTTCAATCCCCCGGCTTCGATTCAGCTCCATCCACTCAACCTCCACTCTCGATGTTCATTCACTAACATGACACTTCTAATGATAGAAGCGAGCGCCTTTTCTTCCCATGCTCATTTCCGATAAATGGATGTTCAAAACCGAGTTCCGTCCGACAAAAAAAGACCCTGCTGCCGATGAATGGCGTACAGGGCCCGATCACAGATTAGATGTAGAGGTTGCTATCTATATAAATCGAGCTAAAGAATATTTACACTTGCCACTCCGATGACAGAACAACCCTCTGATCACTGTTATCCCCAGATTTTTATGATTCCCTTTTCTGAAGGGAAAATCCGGGGATAGCATATGCTTCCGATGTAGCTTTCTTTTAGAAAGCTTTTAGGCGAACGCTCCGCTTCTTCGTGTTATTTCTGTCCTCTCCGTTTTCGTGTAAATGTTTAATTCAATGCTGTAGAAGCGACAGCAACGCTGTCTTAAGGTACTTTTTTATACTCGGAAGGGGAGAAACCCGTGTATTTCTTGAACATTTTGCTGAAATACGGCCAGTTGGCACCAAACCCTGTCTGCTCGGCAAGCGAGGATACAGTGCAGTTCCCGTTCTGATCCAGAAGCTCCAACGCTTTACGGATGCGGTAGCTTAACACATAGTTCGTAAATTTCTCACCGGTTTCTTTTTTGAACATTTTGCCGATGTAGTCTGGATTCATGTATATTTCCCCAGCGATGGACTGGAGTGTTAATGTCTCGTCCCTGTAGCGCTTCTCTACCAGCTGTTTCACACTACCTACCATCTGCGATTGTCTGGAGCGGTGTTGTTCGTAGCGGCGCAAGGTGATTTCTTTGGCGACGGCAAGCAGAAACTGTTGAAAAGAATGCAGGGTGCTGGATTCAATCATGCCTGGCAACTGGTCCATATACCTTTTCATCTCGGCAGAGCCACTGAGTCGAATCATCTCCATAAACATCTGAATAAGATAGGACTTCGTTTGGGAGATATCGTACCGCAAGCTGGCAAGCAGCTGAAACATCCGGTTCAGCTCTGTTCCAACTTCCTGCCAGTGTCCGGCCTTGATTGCAGTAACCATCCGCTCCGGATCGTATTCGAATTCAGGAAGACTGTGCTCCCCGGGAGAGTAAATATCCCGTTCCATAATAAGACTACCCTCACCGAGATAGAATCGGTAATTGAGATAAACCAGCGTCTGCATGTACAAATGGCGTGCCTGCGAAAGATCTTCTGGCTCGCTCAGCGCAATCGTGAGATCATCATGATAATATCGGGTAAATGTGGCGCGAATCTCATCGATATTATGGAACAACTGCGTTTCAGACAACTTGTCCTCCATGATTAGTAGCACATGCCCCCCAACCGTGGCACTTAAAATTGGGTTGTGAAAAATATCTTCGGCAATGTTCTTAACCGCGAACAAGTGCAAATACTCATGATCCCCCTCAATCTCTACCAGCAACAACCGCACACGCTGATCCTGGAACTGTACATCGAATAATTCCTCGAAATACTTCCATTCCTTGACCCCGTATGTTCTGTTGGTGACCAATTCTTTCAGAAAATACTCCTTGGCATGTGGCAGTACACGCTCCAGATTATATTGGATCGACTGCACAAAACGCTCCTGATCGGTTAACTCTCGCTTCTCACTGACCAATTCACTGATAGCCTGTACAAGATGCTCCTCGCTGCAGGGCTTAAGCAAATAGTGCTTCACCCCATACTGCATGGCCGTTTTCGCATATTCGAACTCCGTAAAACCCGTGAGCATGATGAATGAGATATCCTGATACTTCTCCGCCACTGCTTCAACCAGCTGTAAGCCATCCATTCCCGGCATACGAATGTCCGAGATGATAATATCCGGGCGTTGCCGCTCGATTGAAGCAAGCGCTTCCAATCCATCTTGAGCAATGCCGATCAGTTCTGTTCCTAATCGGGACCAGTTCACCACACTGGAGATCCCGTCCGAGATCATAAATTCATCATCGACCAACAAAACCTTATACATCGTATGCATCCTCCTGCCTTTAACCAGTTCCATTCTATTATATGGGCAATATGCACAAATAGAGGGGAGGACGTTGATTGACATGGGAATGCACTCTAACAAGTCTGATTTCTGAACATTCCTGGCTCATCTCATCGGGAAAATCATTCGCTGGCACGGCTATTGGAGTTAGTCTCTCTAAAGACAAAACAACCCTCACCCCGCTACTGGGGTGAAGGTTAGCCTGCTTCATTTTACAATATCATCAGGGTATGGGTACGGTACAGGAAAAGAAATTACGAAACTGCGTTACGTATCCATCCCATACTCCTTCACTTCACGATTACGGTTCAACACCGCGTGCAATACAAAACCAAGTACAGCAATCGCCGCTGTGCCTGTTGCCAGCCACGCTACAGGAATAAGTCCCTCTTTGTCATACATGACCCCCATCGCATAGGGGCCGATAACCCGTCCAACCGCACCGATCCCACCCGATATCCCGATGTAAAAAGGTGCCGCCCTGCCAGCATGCTCGGAGATAAATGCAGGCGTTGCAGGGGAGATCAACATCTCTCCAAACGTGGCAAGTACCATTGCAAGCACCATGCCCGGATAGCTGTACATGGTAATCATGACAATGTAGGCCATGCCATAGAATACCGCACTCGCCGTCATCTGGGCCGTGGAGGTACGGGCCATGGTCCGTTTCACCCAGCTGGTAAAAGGTTGGCCCACAAAGATCAGCACCCCGTTCAGGGTCCAGAGCAGACCGTACATTCTTTTTTCCATACCCTCAGAAATGATATAGGGTGACACACCTGTGTTCCAGATGGAGTTACCGAATAACAGGAAGAGCACGCCCAAGCTCATAAACAGATATAGTCGGGTATTACCCAGCAATGCCCAGACGCCCGGCCCATCGGGGACGGTTTTCCGTTTGGTCAGATGTACTTCCCCCTGATCCGGTTCAACCCGCGACAGATAATACCAGAAGAAAATCGCAAACCCGGCTGAGGTTACCCCATTCAGTACAAAGCTGAGGTGATAGGAAAAGTCAGCCAGAAAACCACTCAGCGCCGTACCAATCGCCACCCCGATATTGTTCGCCACATAGATAATATTGAATAATTCACCGCGTCGCTCCGCAAACCGGAAGCCAATAAAGGCTTGAATCGCTGGCAGCGACAATGAACTGAACAGCCCAATCCAGCCCATGGCACATATAAATATGACCCAATACGCACTAATCCACGGCAACGCAAACAAACCTAACGCATTAAGCGCCAGTGAACCAATGATCAGCTTCTTCACGCCCACCCGATGGTACAACGAACCACCAAGCAATTGTCCAAAGATGCCACCCAGGGACTGAATGAGGATCACAAAACCGGCGTTGGCCATCGTTCGTCCAAGCTCATCAAACACATACATGGTGGTCAGCGGCCACATCAAGGCACTGCCGGTTGCGTTAACCAGACTTGCTAATAAAAATATTCTCACTTCTTTTGGATAGTTATCCAGCCATCTCATCATCTCTAGTTCATTCTCCTTAGTACCTCTGCACAAACAAATAACCATAAAAAATAGACCTTTGCCCTGACGGCATAACCATAACCAGCCAGAGCGAAGGTTTTATGAAGTGTAACATCAATTGCTCTTTAATCCTGCTCAAATTCTAGCCTTTGTTCATCTTACCTCAAAAAAATTACGCCGCAAGCACACTCATTGACGCTTCACTTCAACAGTGGCCGAGAAGAAGGTAGCCCCGTTCCCCATGTCCGACAACCGATTGGATGTCAGTGAATTCGCCCGCTGCTTCTTCCCGTCACCATCCCACCATAAGCCTTGGCTAATCACTGTTCCCGGCAGCATGGCTTCACTCACCTTGGCAGTCAGTTCGATGCGCCCACGATCATTCCATACGACTACTGCATCTCCATCCTCCACGTTTCTGCGGATAGCATCCTCGGGGTGCATTTGTAATAGAGGCATCTTCTCCAAACGTTGATGTTTGGCTGAATTACCAAAGGTGGAGTTCAAGAAATTATGGTTTGGCGGCGACAGGAACATCAACGGATACGTATCGGCAGGTCCAGCCGGATGCTCCCCATCATATCCTTCAACTAGGGCACTATAGGTAGGGAGCGGCGGAAGCCCTCTCTGTTCCATCGTCTCCGAATACAATTCGATTTTGCCTGAAGGCGTGGGCAGCTGGTCCAGATATGCAGCATATGGCGTCATATCCAGCTTCACGAATCGATGTTCCTTGAGTCCCTCCAATGTGACTCCATTCATATAGGGGTTGCCCGTTCCCTGAAGTGCGTCCTCAATCATCTGTTCCGGCGTTTCTCCGAAGATCACAGGGTCATACCCCATGGCCTGTCCAAGCAGGGAAAACAGTTCGACATTACTCTT
Proteins encoded in this region:
- a CDS encoding ABC transporter permease subunit is translated as MELNRSRGIEPGRLKPAGKWSSVKKELVRNRYVYLMLVPVVAYYLIFSYGPMYGLLMAFQESYNPIKGILAGEWVGFDNFTMFFESYYFWRLIKNTLILSFYSIVFGFPAPILLALLLNEVRKKWFRGAVQTISYMPHFISVVVVVGMLKTFSSLDGGLFNVIRDFFDLQPIMFLAEKDMFRPMYILSNIWQGAGWASIIFLAALSGIDPQLYEASKIDGAGRWRQLLHITLPGIMPTIVIMLILRMGAVMNADFQKILLMQTAPTYETSDVISTFVYRSGILEGNYTYSTAIGLFNGVINFALLIIANAISRKLNSTSLW
- a CDS encoding MFS transporter, with amino-acid sequence MRWLDNYPKEVRIFLLASLVNATGSALMWPLTTMYVFDELGRTMANAGFVILIQSLGGIFGQLLGGSLYHRVGVKKLIIGSLALNALGLFALPWISAYWVIFICAMGWIGLFSSLSLPAIQAFIGFRFAERRGELFNIIYVANNIGVAIGTALSGFLADFSYHLSFVLNGVTSAGFAIFFWYYLSRVEPDQGEVHLTKRKTVPDGPGVWALLGNTRLYLFMSLGVLFLLFGNSIWNTGVSPYIISEGMEKRMYGLLWTLNGVLIFVGQPFTSWVKRTMARTSTAQMTASAVFYGMAYIVMITMYSYPGMVLAMVLATFGEMLISPATPAFISEHAGRAAPFYIGISGGIGAVGRVIGPYAMGVMYDKEGLIPVAWLATGTAAIAVLGFVLHAVLNRNREVKEYGMDT
- a CDS encoding response regulator, which gives rise to MYKVLLVDDEFMISDGISSVVNWSRLGTELIGIAQDGLEALASIERQRPDIIISDIRMPGMDGLQLVEAVAEKYQDISFIMLTGFTEFEYAKTAMQYGVKHYLLKPCSEEHLVQAISELVSEKRELTDQERFVQSIQYNLERVLPHAKEYFLKELVTNRTYGVKEWKYFEELFDVQFQDQRVRLLLVEIEGDHEYLHLFAVKNIAEDIFHNPILSATVGGHVLLIMEDKLSETQLFHNIDEIRATFTRYYHDDLTIALSEPEDLSQARHLYMQTLVYLNYRFYLGEGSLIMERDIYSPGEHSLPEFEYDPERMVTAIKAGHWQEVGTELNRMFQLLASLRYDISQTKSYLIQMFMEMIRLSGSAEMKRYMDQLPGMIESSTLHSFQQFLLAVAKEITLRRYEQHRSRQSQMVGSVKQLVEKRYRDETLTLQSIAGEIYMNPDYIGKMFKKETGEKFTNYVLSYRIRKALELLDQNGNCTVSSLAEQTGFGANWPYFSKMFKKYTGFSPSEYKKVP